From the Gramella sp. Hel_I_59 genome, one window contains:
- a CDS encoding NAD(P)/FAD-dependent oxidoreductase produces MIKTDILIIGAGPTGLFTVFEAGLLKLKTHLIDALPQPGGQCSEIYPKKPIYDIPAFPEILAGDLVKNLMEQIKSFEPGFTLGERAETLEKLDDGTFIVTTNKGTQHHAPVVAIAGGLGSFEPRKPPIANITDFEDKGVSYFIKDPEVYRNKSVVIAGGGDSALDWAIYLADVAAEVALVHRREEFRGALDSVERVSELAKLGKIEMITNAEVVGLQGKDQLEKVVIRHQDKARGEEFREVDEFIPLFGLSPKLGPIGSWGLEIEKNAIKVDNSYDYQTNIPGVYAIGDVNTYKGKLKLILSGFHEAAIMCQSAYARINPDKKYVLKYTTVGGVEGFDGTKKEAKREVVKSISV; encoded by the coding sequence ATGATTAAAACAGATATCCTGATCATTGGAGCAGGACCCACAGGATTGTTTACCGTATTCGAAGCGGGACTTCTAAAACTAAAAACACATCTTATTGATGCTCTGCCTCAACCTGGCGGACAGTGTTCTGAGATCTATCCGAAAAAACCTATTTACGATATTCCGGCGTTTCCAGAGATCCTTGCTGGTGATCTTGTTAAGAATTTAATGGAGCAAATAAAATCTTTTGAGCCTGGTTTTACACTTGGCGAGCGAGCAGAAACTTTAGAAAAACTGGATGACGGAACATTTATAGTCACTACTAACAAAGGCACTCAGCATCATGCACCCGTTGTTGCAATTGCCGGCGGACTTGGTTCTTTCGAACCTCGTAAGCCACCTATTGCAAATATTACAGATTTTGAAGATAAGGGAGTTTCTTATTTTATCAAGGACCCCGAAGTGTATCGTAATAAAAGTGTGGTGATCGCTGGTGGCGGCGATTCTGCTTTAGACTGGGCAATTTATTTAGCCGATGTTGCTGCTGAAGTTGCTTTAGTACACAGAAGGGAAGAATTCCGTGGAGCATTAGATTCCGTAGAAAGAGTTTCAGAATTGGCTAAACTTGGAAAAATTGAAATGATCACCAATGCAGAAGTTGTTGGTCTGCAAGGGAAGGACCAGCTGGAAAAAGTGGTTATTCGGCATCAGGATAAAGCGCGTGGTGAAGAGTTCAGGGAAGTGGATGAATTTATCCCACTATTCGGGTTATCCCCAAAACTTGGACCTATTGGAAGCTGGGGATTGGAAATTGAAAAGAATGCGATCAAAGTAGATAATTCTTATGATTACCAGACAAATATTCCCGGGGTTTATGCGATTGGCGATGTGAATACCTATAAAGGTAAACTGAAGCTAATATTGTCTGGCTTTCATGAAGCTGCAATCATGTGCCAGAGTGCCTATGCGCGAATTAATCCAGATAAAAAGTACGTGCTGAAGTACACGACTGTGGGCGGGGTGGAAGGTTTCGACGGAACTAAAAAAGAAGCGAAACGAGAAGTGGTTAAAAGTATTAGTGTTTAG
- the metH gene encoding methionine synthase yields MSQIRPLKLSGLEPLVITPDSNFINVGERTNVAGSKKFLSLIKEEKFDEALEVAREQVENGAQIIDVNMDDGLIEGKEAMVKFLNLVVAEPDIARVPIMIDSSKWEIIEAGLQVVQGKCVVNSISLKEGEEEFIAHAKKIKRYGAAVIVMAFDEKGQADNYDRRIEIAKRSYNILVHKVKLPPEDIIFDLNIFPVGTGMDEHKRNAIDFIEGTRWVRENLPHCSVSGGVSNVSFSFRGNNPVREAMHSVFLYHAIKAGMNIGIVNPSMLEVYDEIPKELLEHVEDVILDRREDATERLLELAENVVGRKKENKIDLSWREKPLQERITHALVKGIDAYILEDIEQARIEAEKPLDVIEGHLMTGMNVVGDLFGSGKMFLPQVVKSARVMKKAVAHLLPYIEADKSNKRKSAGKILMATVKGDVHDIGKNIVAVVLGCNNYEIIDLGVMVPPEKIIETAKKENVDVIGLSGLITPSLDEMVFLAKEMERQDFSVPLLIGGATTSKAHTAVKIDPQYKNAVAHVNDASRAVTVVGQLLKESTKEKYKSDLKTDYDTFRLNFKKRSKVKSFLSIEEARKNKYQIDWKKTDIKKPNKLGSQVIDDFDLSKLLDYIDWSPFFRSWDLHGRYPDILKDEKVGEQAQSLFEDAQVLLQRILKEKLLKAKATFGLFEANCVENDDIEVKYSEDSEQKTAIFRTLRQQLKKHGDQPNYALSDFIAPKENGVQDYIGCFCVTTGFGTQELAQEFEKNLDDYNSIMIKALADRLAEAFAEYLHKKVRTEDWGYAAAENLTNEALIKEEYKGIRPAPGYPACPDHLEKLTIWEILEVKEKIGVELTESLAMWPAASVSGYYFANPEAKYFGLGKIKEDQVKDYAERKGIDYLKAEKWLNPNISD; encoded by the coding sequence ATGTCACAAATAAGACCATTGAAACTTTCCGGACTTGAACCTTTGGTGATCACACCGGATAGCAACTTTATAAATGTTGGAGAACGAACCAATGTTGCCGGATCTAAGAAATTCCTGAGTCTCATCAAAGAAGAGAAATTTGATGAAGCGCTGGAAGTTGCCCGGGAACAGGTAGAAAATGGCGCGCAGATCATCGATGTGAACATGGATGACGGACTCATTGAAGGTAAGGAAGCTATGGTCAAATTCCTTAACCTCGTAGTTGCCGAACCTGATATTGCGCGGGTGCCTATTATGATAGACAGTTCAAAATGGGAAATTATAGAGGCCGGACTTCAGGTAGTTCAGGGGAAATGTGTGGTGAATTCAATAAGTCTGAAGGAAGGTGAAGAAGAATTCATCGCTCATGCGAAAAAGATCAAACGTTATGGTGCAGCTGTGATCGTGATGGCTTTTGATGAGAAAGGGCAGGCAGATAATTATGATCGCCGAATTGAGATAGCAAAACGTTCGTACAATATATTGGTTCATAAGGTGAAATTACCTCCTGAAGATATCATTTTCGATCTTAATATTTTTCCTGTGGGAACAGGAATGGATGAACATAAAAGAAACGCGATCGACTTTATTGAAGGTACTCGCTGGGTTAGAGAAAATTTGCCGCACTGTAGTGTGAGTGGTGGAGTGAGCAATGTTTCGTTTTCCTTCCGTGGAAATAATCCGGTACGGGAGGCGATGCATTCAGTTTTCCTATATCATGCGATCAAAGCCGGGATGAATATTGGGATCGTAAATCCTTCAATGCTGGAGGTATATGACGAAATTCCGAAAGAGCTGCTGGAACATGTGGAAGATGTGATCCTGGATCGGCGAGAAGATGCTACCGAACGTCTTCTGGAACTGGCTGAAAATGTGGTGGGAAGAAAAAAAGAGAATAAAATTGATCTTTCCTGGCGTGAAAAACCATTACAAGAAAGAATTACCCATGCCCTGGTAAAAGGAATTGATGCCTATATTCTTGAAGACATTGAGCAGGCGCGAATTGAAGCTGAAAAACCATTGGACGTGATCGAAGGTCATTTAATGACTGGAATGAACGTAGTTGGTGATCTCTTTGGAAGCGGAAAAATGTTTTTACCGCAGGTAGTGAAGTCGGCACGAGTAATGAAAAAAGCTGTAGCGCATTTGCTCCCTTATATTGAAGCTGATAAATCCAATAAGAGAAAATCAGCAGGAAAAATATTGATGGCTACAGTTAAGGGCGACGTGCATGATATTGGAAAAAATATTGTGGCTGTGGTGCTGGGATGCAATAACTACGAGATCATCGATCTAGGAGTGATGGTGCCACCGGAGAAGATCATAGAAACTGCAAAAAAAGAGAATGTAGATGTAATTGGACTTAGCGGACTCATTACTCCGTCCCTGGATGAGATGGTGTTTCTGGCGAAGGAAATGGAACGTCAGGATTTTTCTGTCCCTTTATTGATAGGTGGCGCAACAACCTCTAAAGCTCATACTGCAGTTAAAATAGATCCGCAATATAAGAATGCGGTTGCGCATGTAAATGACGCTTCCCGGGCGGTGACAGTTGTTGGACAATTACTGAAGGAGAGTACGAAAGAAAAATACAAGAGCGATCTTAAAACCGACTATGATACTTTCCGCCTTAATTTTAAGAAGCGAAGTAAGGTCAAATCATTTCTAAGTATTGAAGAAGCCCGAAAAAATAAATATCAGATTGACTGGAAGAAAACAGATATCAAGAAACCGAATAAGCTTGGTTCACAGGTGATAGATGACTTTGATCTTTCAAAATTACTGGATTATATCGACTGGTCTCCATTTTTTAGAAGCTGGGATTTGCATGGCCGCTATCCAGATATTCTGAAAGATGAAAAAGTTGGCGAGCAGGCACAGAGTCTATTTGAAGATGCGCAGGTTTTACTGCAACGAATTCTGAAGGAAAAGCTACTGAAGGCAAAAGCAACATTTGGATTATTTGAAGCGAATTGTGTTGAAAACGATGATATTGAAGTAAAATATTCTGAAGATTCAGAACAGAAAACTGCTATTTTCAGAACACTTCGTCAGCAATTGAAAAAGCATGGAGATCAGCCCAATTATGCGTTATCAGATTTTATAGCTCCAAAAGAAAATGGCGTTCAGGATTATATAGGTTGTTTTTGTGTGACTACAGGTTTTGGAACCCAGGAATTAGCGCAGGAATTCGAAAAGAATCTGGACGATTACAACTCGATCATGATCAAAGCACTGGCAGATAGGCTAGCCGAAGCTTTTGCTGAATATCTGCATAAGAAAGTGAGGACAGAGGATTGGGGTTATGCCGCTGCTGAAAATCTTACTAATGAGGCTTTGATTAAAGAAGAATATAAAGGTATCCGGCCAGCGCCTGGTTATCCGGCATGCCCGGATCATCTGGAAAAACTAACGATCTGGGAGATTCTTGAAGTAAAGGAGAAAATCGGCGTGGAGCTTACCGAAAGCCTGGCGATGTGGCCTGCGGCAAGTGTGAGTGGTTATTATTTTGCCAATCCTGAAGCTAAATATTTTGGACTGGGAAAAATCAAAGAAGACCAGGTTAAGGATTATGCTGAAAGAAAAGGCATTGATTATCTCAAAGCTGAAAAATGGTTAAATCCAAATATTTCGGACTAG
- the cobA gene encoding uroporphyrinogen-III C-methyltransferase, with protein sequence MFNSAKLTVVGAGPGDPELITVKALNTLKSANVILYDALINRDLLEYAPQARHIFVGKRKDKHRFSQDEINELIVKYATEQGHVVRLKGGDPFIFGRGSEEINYARKHGLETAVVSGITSSIAVPANVGIPLTQRGTSESFWVITGTTSQKSLSNDVQLAAQSTATVVILMGMGKLDEIVEIFSNYGKKDIPVGIIQNGTTVNEKSGFGTIKTIEKIVSEKNLGAPAIIVIGEVVKEANALQNVFQNVKSLPKQKEYVKIGAA encoded by the coding sequence ATGTTTAATTCAGCAAAACTAACCGTAGTAGGCGCAGGTCCGGGTGATCCGGAATTGATCACAGTAAAAGCTTTGAATACTTTAAAGTCGGCTAATGTGATTCTGTACGATGCACTTATTAATAGAGATCTATTGGAATATGCACCACAGGCGAGACATATTTTCGTGGGGAAACGAAAGGATAAACACCGATTTTCTCAGGATGAGATCAATGAATTAATTGTAAAATATGCTACAGAACAAGGACATGTGGTAAGACTTAAAGGAGGAGATCCATTCATCTTTGGGAGAGGGTCTGAGGAGATCAACTATGCTCGAAAGCATGGACTGGAAACTGCGGTTGTTTCTGGAATTACTTCTTCGATCGCGGTACCGGCAAATGTCGGGATTCCGCTGACGCAGAGAGGCACTTCTGAAAGTTTTTGGGTAATTACAGGAACCACCTCCCAGAAGAGTTTATCTAATGATGTGCAATTGGCAGCACAATCTACCGCAACTGTGGTGATTTTAATGGGGATGGGAAAACTTGATGAAATTGTTGAAATTTTCAGCAATTATGGTAAAAAAGATATTCCTGTGGGCATCATTCAGAATGGTACAACTGTGAACGAAAAATCAGGTTTTGGAACTATAAAAACTATTGAGAAAATCGTTTCAGAAAAAAATCTTGGAGCGCCTGCGATCATCGTGATTGGTGAGGTAGTGAAGGAAGCGAATGCTTTACAAAACGTTTTTCAGAACGTGAAAAGTCTTCCTAAGCAAAAAGAATACGTAAAAATTGGAGCTGCTTAA
- a CDS encoding OsmC family protein codes for MKISLKRINENYLFETVNERGNIVLLDNKSDEEPKGASPMDLLLRGIAGCSSIDIVMILRKQNHELEDLQVEVDGYREDGAIPNVFKKIHLDFILKGDVPAAKVERAVKLSMDKYCSVSKMLEKAAEISYSLSLNSEKVI; via the coding sequence ATGAAGATCAGCTTAAAGAGAATCAATGAGAACTACCTGTTCGAGACTGTAAATGAGCGCGGGAATATAGTATTGCTGGATAACAAATCTGATGAGGAGCCAAAGGGTGCGAGTCCCATGGATCTCCTGCTTAGGGGAATTGCGGGTTGTAGCAGTATAGATATTGTGATGATCCTGAGAAAGCAAAATCACGAGCTGGAAGATCTTCAGGTTGAGGTAGATGGTTATCGTGAAGATGGTGCTATTCCTAATGTTTTCAAAAAGATTCATCTTGATTTTATTCTGAAAGGTGACGTTCCAGCAGCAAAAGTGGAGAGAGCAGTAAAACTATCGATGGATAAATATTGTTCAGTTTCGAAAATGCTGGAAAAAGCTGCGGAGATTTCATACAGTTTGAGCCTTAATTCTGAAAAAGTTATATAG
- a CDS encoding HEPN domain-containing protein, which translates to MQSFRTEIENPVVEKDILDLEKKIRLFREGKADEEKFRSLRLARGVYGQRQSGVQMVRIKLPFGKVTSEQLHRIANVSDEYSKGRLHITTRQDIQIHYVSLDRTPELWAQLEKDDVTLREACGNTVRNITASPTAGIDPNEPFDVSPYAHAAFQFFLRNPICQEMGRKFKMSFSSSNEDTALSYIHDLGFIAKLKDGKRGFKVMLGGGLGSQPRHADELYDFLPAEEIIPLIEGVLRVFDRHGERAKRLKARMKFLLKDIGKEAFMKLVAEQKTALSQEQPEFEIERFEAAPALQQVEVPSVEIEDRNDFESWKKTNVFAQKQEGLFAIGIRVPLGDFYTRGARQLADLVKKYAGNELRLTLRQDILIRHVRQDLLPFFYTELKKLGYAEVGYNKTVDITACPGTDTCNLGIASSTGIADVLEDVLKEEYPQFTNGKDITIKISGCMNACGQHNMAEIGFQGMSIKVGKTVAPALQVLLGGGTLGNGKGRFADKLVKVPSKRGPEALRIILNDFEANSEAQEKFVEYYDRKEKNYFYDLLKDLADTSNISENEFVDWGHETPYIKAVGVGECAGVVIDLITTLLFESEEKIDNAKSALERMDWADSIYHAYTSIVNSAKALLLAEDVKTNTQAGIIAQFDELFVETGKIDLATSFKEFTYQLNQHEPSEDFARKYLEDAQLFLNRVDAYRTKEVQDV; encoded by the coding sequence ATGCAAAGTTTTAGAACCGAAATTGAAAATCCCGTTGTCGAGAAAGATATCCTGGATTTAGAAAAAAAGATCAGGCTTTTTCGCGAAGGAAAGGCTGATGAAGAAAAGTTTCGTAGCCTGCGCCTTGCACGGGGAGTTTATGGACAGCGACAGTCGGGAGTTCAAATGGTTCGTATAAAACTGCCGTTTGGAAAGGTGACTTCAGAGCAATTACACCGGATCGCCAATGTTTCAGATGAGTATTCCAAAGGTAGGTTGCATATTACAACCAGGCAGGATATCCAGATCCATTACGTGAGCCTGGACAGGACTCCCGAGCTTTGGGCGCAACTGGAAAAAGATGATGTCACTCTTAGGGAAGCCTGCGGGAATACGGTAAGAAATATCACAGCTTCGCCAACCGCTGGGATAGATCCCAACGAGCCTTTCGATGTATCACCATATGCACACGCTGCCTTTCAATTTTTTCTTCGGAATCCTATCTGCCAGGAAATGGGCAGAAAATTCAAGATGTCCTTTTCTTCTTCAAATGAAGATACTGCACTTAGTTATATACATGATCTTGGTTTTATCGCCAAACTAAAGGATGGAAAACGCGGATTCAAAGTAATGCTTGGTGGCGGTCTGGGCTCACAACCCCGGCATGCAGATGAGTTATATGACTTTTTACCTGCGGAAGAGATCATACCTCTAATTGAAGGTGTACTCCGGGTTTTTGATCGACATGGTGAACGTGCGAAACGTCTCAAAGCAAGAATGAAATTTCTTCTGAAGGATATAGGAAAAGAAGCATTTATGAAACTGGTAGCCGAACAAAAGACGGCACTTTCGCAAGAACAACCTGAATTTGAGATTGAAAGATTCGAAGCAGCTCCAGCTTTGCAACAAGTTGAGGTTCCTTCCGTAGAAATCGAAGATAGGAATGATTTCGAAAGCTGGAAGAAAACCAATGTTTTTGCGCAAAAGCAGGAAGGATTATTCGCTATTGGAATTCGTGTGCCGCTTGGTGATTTTTATACGCGTGGAGCTAGGCAGCTAGCAGATTTGGTTAAAAAATATGCAGGCAACGAGTTAAGATTAACCTTGAGACAGGACATTTTGATTCGTCACGTTCGGCAGGATCTATTACCATTTTTCTATACTGAACTTAAAAAACTGGGATATGCAGAAGTTGGTTACAATAAGACTGTAGACATTACCGCCTGCCCGGGCACCGATACCTGTAATCTTGGTATCGCCAGCAGCACTGGAATTGCCGATGTGCTGGAAGATGTTCTCAAAGAAGAATATCCGCAATTCACTAATGGAAAGGATATCACCATTAAAATTAGTGGTTGTATGAACGCCTGTGGACAGCATAATATGGCTGAAATTGGATTCCAGGGAATGTCTATTAAAGTCGGAAAAACGGTTGCACCGGCACTTCAAGTGCTACTTGGTGGTGGAACCCTTGGAAATGGCAAGGGTAGATTTGCCGATAAACTCGTAAAAGTTCCCAGTAAACGTGGTCCTGAAGCATTAAGGATCATACTGAACGATTTTGAAGCGAATTCTGAAGCGCAGGAAAAATTTGTCGAATATTATGATCGTAAAGAAAAGAACTATTTCTATGACTTGCTGAAAGATCTGGCAGATACTTCAAATATTTCCGAGAATGAGTTTGTGGACTGGGGTCATGAAACTCCATATATAAAGGCAGTAGGAGTAGGGGAATGCGCCGGGGTGGTCATCGATCTAATTACAACATTATTGTTTGAAAGTGAAGAGAAGATCGATAATGCGAAATCTGCATTGGAACGAATGGATTGGGCAGACAGTATTTATCATGCGTATACTTCAATTGTGAATTCAGCGAAAGCCTTGCTGCTGGCTGAAGACGTAAAGACGAATACCCAGGCTGGAATCATTGCGCAATTCGATGAACTATTCGTTGAAACCGGCAAGATCGATCTAGCGACCAGTTTTAAAGAATTTACATACCAGTTAAACCAGCATGAACCTAGCGAGGACTTTGCCAGAAAGTATTTAGAAGATGCGCAGTTATTTCTGAATAGAGTAGATGCTTATAGAACGAAGGAGGTACAGGATGTTTAA
- the metF gene encoding methylenetetrahydrofolate reductase [NAD(P)H] has product MKITEHLEKTTGETVFSFEILPPLKGFNINSIYENIDPLMEFNPPFIDVTYHREEYVYSERENGLLEKKIVRKRPGTVGICAAIQSKYGVDAVPHILCGGFSKEDTENFLIDLDFLGIKNVVALRGDAVKSETYFKPEANGHQFASELVEQIRDMNEGKYLDEVIEKGHNTDFCIGVAGYPEKHMEAPSIDSDVRRLKQKVDAGAEYVVTQMFFNNQCYFEFVEKCRDQGINVPIIPGLKPLATIKQLSLLPHRFHVDLPEALIHEVEKCENNQEVRQVGVEWCIQQSKELIKGGAPVLHYYSMGKSTNIRQIAEAVF; this is encoded by the coding sequence ATGAAGATTACCGAACATCTGGAGAAAACCACGGGAGAAACAGTATTCTCTTTTGAGATCCTACCGCCTTTAAAAGGATTTAATATCAATTCGATTTACGAAAATATCGATCCTTTGATGGAATTCAATCCGCCATTTATAGACGTGACTTACCATCGTGAAGAATATGTGTATTCTGAACGTGAAAACGGACTCCTGGAAAAAAAGATCGTTAGAAAACGTCCCGGAACTGTTGGGATCTGTGCTGCGATTCAAAGCAAATATGGAGTGGATGCGGTACCTCATATTCTTTGCGGAGGTTTTTCAAAGGAAGACACCGAGAATTTCCTGATCGACCTGGATTTTCTGGGAATCAAGAACGTAGTGGCACTTCGGGGAGATGCAGTAAAAAGCGAAACTTATTTTAAGCCGGAAGCAAACGGACACCAATTTGCCAGTGAGCTGGTGGAACAGATCAGGGATATGAACGAAGGTAAATATCTGGATGAGGTCATCGAAAAAGGTCATAACACAGATTTTTGTATTGGCGTTGCTGGTTATCCGGAAAAACATATGGAGGCTCCGAGTATAGATTCCGATGTTCGGCGCTTAAAACAAAAAGTAGATGCCGGAGCAGAATATGTGGTGACCCAGATGTTTTTTAATAATCAGTGCTATTTCGAATTCGTTGAAAAATGCCGGGATCAGGGGATCAATGTGCCTATTATTCCGGGATTGAAGCCTTTGGCGACTATAAAACAATTGAGTTTACTGCCGCATAGATTCCACGTGGATCTTCCGGAAGCTTTGATTCACGAAGTGGAAAAATGTGAAAATAATCAAGAGGTACGGCAGGTTGGTGTAGAATGGTGTATCCAGCAAAGCAAAGAATTGATCAAGGGTGGGGCGCCTGTTTTGCACTATTATTCCATGGGAAAAAGTACGAATATCAGGCAGATTGCTGAAGCAGTT
- a CDS encoding bifunctional precorrin-2 dehydrogenase/sirohydrochlorin ferrochelatase, with protein sequence MEERNELYPVFLKVNQLNILVVGGGNVGHEKLHFLFKSSPNAKVEVIAKWFLKETEELARKHGAKLTKGRYKRKYLKKRHFVIAATNDAKLNKRVYKDAKKRFLLANIADTPELCDFYMGGIVNKGHVKIAISTNGKSPTTAKRLRQFFEEVIPENVNEMVENLNEYRKSIKGDFEAKVEQMNSITESLIYKKEKND encoded by the coding sequence ATGGAAGAAAGAAACGAACTATATCCGGTTTTTTTAAAAGTGAATCAACTTAATATTCTGGTAGTTGGTGGTGGAAATGTAGGCCACGAAAAGCTTCATTTTCTTTTTAAATCCAGTCCTAATGCGAAGGTTGAAGTGATAGCAAAATGGTTCCTGAAAGAAACCGAAGAGCTTGCCAGAAAACATGGAGCTAAATTGACTAAGGGAAGGTATAAACGAAAATATCTGAAAAAACGGCACTTTGTGATCGCTGCAACAAACGATGCAAAACTGAATAAAAGGGTTTATAAAGATGCAAAAAAGAGATTTTTACTGGCGAATATCGCAGATACACCGGAGTTGTGCGATTTCTATATGGGCGGGATCGTAAATAAGGGGCATGTGAAAATCGCCATTTCCACTAATGGAAAATCACCAACAACCGCAAAGCGTTTACGACAGTTTTTTGAAGAAGTAATTCCAGAAAATGTGAACGAAATGGTGGAGAATTTGAATGAATATCGAAAATCCATCAAAGGTGATTTCGAAGCCAAAGTGGAACAAATGAATAGTATTACTGAGTCTTTAATATATAAAAAGGAGAAAAATGATTAA
- a CDS encoding homocysteine S-methyltransferase family protein yields the protein MSKLEELLSQKILILDGAMGTMLQEYKFSEEDFRGKRFADWPVSVKGNNDLLSLTQPESIATIHRKYFDAGADIVETNTFSGTTIAMADYQMEDFVYELNFESARIAKGVAEQVTAEDPSKPRFVAGAIGPTNKTASMSPDVNDPGYRAISFDQLRKAYKQQAKALVEGGADVLLVETVFDTLNAKAALFAIEELKEEQNLDIPIMVSGTITDASGRTLSGQTAEAFLISVSHIPLLSVGFNCALGAKQLTPHLEVLNRYANSGVSAYPNAGLPNAFGEYDQNAQEMASQIEEYLEKGLVNILGGCCGTTPKHIKAIAEIASNYKPRVLPQLETESI from the coding sequence ATGTCGAAATTAGAAGAGTTACTCTCTCAAAAAATATTAATACTAGATGGTGCCATGGGTACCATGCTTCAGGAATATAAATTTTCTGAAGAAGATTTCCGCGGAAAACGTTTTGCCGACTGGCCTGTTTCTGTAAAAGGAAATAATGATCTGCTTTCCCTTACCCAACCTGAATCTATTGCCACCATCCATCGAAAATACTTTGATGCCGGAGCCGATATTGTAGAAACCAATACTTTCTCAGGAACTACTATCGCCATGGCCGATTATCAAATGGAAGACTTCGTTTACGAGCTTAATTTTGAATCGGCAAGAATTGCGAAAGGAGTCGCGGAGCAGGTCACTGCTGAAGATCCATCGAAACCAAGATTCGTAGCCGGGGCAATTGGTCCAACCAACAAAACTGCGAGTATGAGCCCGGATGTGAACGACCCCGGCTATCGCGCTATTTCTTTTGATCAACTTCGGAAAGCTTATAAGCAACAAGCAAAAGCACTTGTTGAAGGTGGAGCAGATGTTCTTCTTGTAGAAACTGTTTTTGATACATTGAACGCTAAAGCAGCACTTTTTGCAATTGAAGAATTAAAAGAGGAACAGAATCTTGATATTCCTATCATGGTAAGCGGAACGATTACCGATGCCTCCGGAAGAACCCTATCCGGACAAACTGCAGAAGCTTTTCTTATTTCAGTATCTCATATTCCTTTATTAAGCGTTGGTTTTAACTGCGCTTTGGGGGCAAAACAATTGACTCCGCATCTGGAAGTTTTGAACCGCTATGCGAATTCGGGAGTTTCAGCTTATCCTAATGCTGGCTTACCTAATGCCTTTGGTGAATACGACCAGAACGCGCAGGAAATGGCTTCCCAGATAGAAGAATATCTTGAAAAAGGTCTGGTGAATATTCTTGGCGGTTGCTGCGGAACCACACCAAAACATATTAAAGCAATTGCTGAAATCGCTTCTAATTACAAACCTAGAGTCTTACCACAGCTCGAAACAGAAAGTATATAG
- a CDS encoding PspC domain-containing protein — MNSFETKIVKTWDPSWKVRILVAVLLLGGGVIAYVWKPENPWLLHSAHAVYVICMFIALGQSFLKPRTLGFLKITRNEIIIEKENELKTYKITELQNLGFDYVGYASFWKHTIYGNKNHLYFTHRSGEKRDLEITLSNKEMKEEFRSFLKELSENNLLKVQQSGNFSY; from the coding sequence GTGAATTCGTTTGAAACGAAAATTGTAAAAACCTGGGATCCCTCCTGGAAAGTCCGTATTCTGGTAGCAGTACTATTGTTGGGTGGCGGTGTGATCGCGTATGTCTGGAAACCGGAAAATCCATGGCTGTTACATTCCGCACATGCGGTTTATGTTATCTGTATGTTTATCGCACTAGGGCAAAGTTTTCTAAAACCAAGGACTTTAGGCTTTTTAAAAATCACTCGCAATGAGATCATCATTGAGAAAGAGAACGAATTAAAAACATATAAGATCACAGAATTACAGAATCTTGGTTTTGACTATGTAGGATATGCCAGTTTCTGGAAACACACGATCTACGGAAATAAGAACCATTTATATTTTACCCATAGATCTGGAGAAAAGAGAGATCTTGAAATTACCCTTTCCAATAAGGAGATGAAAGAAGAATTTAGATCATTTCTAAAGGAATTGAGTGAAAATAATTTATTGAAGGTTCAGCAAAGCGGGAATTTCTCTTATTAA